One segment of Panicum virgatum strain AP13 chromosome 3K, P.virgatum_v5, whole genome shotgun sequence DNA contains the following:
- the LOC120699244 gene encoding zinc finger CCCH domain-containing protein 65-like, with protein sequence MADADANTQPPDAAASPIASISPSSVGAADADADAIEKQLAGLGIAVAGGGGFPGPSGWDDVPVPVPVAVGGGDEVAAEKVRGPPPAPAGAADGKVRFPRRPGEPDCSFYVKFGSCRFGIKCKFNHPSRKKKSNRARGSGSSVSGSNSSSNKTSSPDDDQAPREEYEGLVPDISDSVSFHDKGSSSNSGNHRKTSYEVIDMKKGRMESKEKIAEELEKGVYFKKLDETNITNQKILKGVKDKRKETFSEGSPQEECKYYSTPGGCKFGTACKYLHREGREGKAEVEKVELNFLGLPLRPGEKECPFYMRTGSCKFATNCKFHHPDPSNVASKEPVLEHENGDNPQQNVQGPSQPSVPIWPEQRALNEQHVPFLAPAPSYSAGMIPPQGMYPSPDWTGYHQVPVNPYYPPGVPFPHFPAPHMNHPMYKAADIPGHQQLPSDEYPERPGQPECQHFVKSGFCKYRMKCRFHHPRSCQPAPLTGLSPIGLPIKPDQPVCTYYGRFGVCKYGPACMFNHPFNFGPPIPAAGPPLPGQYHPTPGNFTV encoded by the exons gatCGAGAAGCAGCTCGCCGGGCTGGGCATCGCCGTCGCTGGCGGGGGCGGGTTCCCGGGGCCCTCGGGATGGGACGACGTCCCCGTCCCTGtccccgtcgccgtcggcggcggcgatgaagtCGCCGCCGAGAAGGTGCGggggccaccgccggcgccggcgggggcggcggatgGCAAGGTGCGCTTCCCACGCCGGCCCGGGGAGCCGGACTGCAGCTTCTACGTCAAGTTCGGCAGCTGCCGCTTCGGGATCAAGTGCAAATTCAACCACCCGTCGCGGAAGAAGAAAAGCAACAGG GCGCGAGGGAGTGGGAGCAGCGTGAGCgggagcaacagcagcagcaataAAACATCTTCGCCTGATGATGATCAG GCTCCTAGAGAAGAATACGAAGGCCTTGTTCCAGATATTTCAGATTCTGTG AGCTTTCATGATAAGGGGAGTTCATCTAACTCAGGAAATCATAGGAAGACGTCATATGAG GTTATTGATATGAAGAAGGGGAGAATGGAGTCAAAGGAAAAG ATTGCAGAAGAGCTTGAAAAGGGGGTGTATTTCAAGAAGTTAGATGAGACAAATATCACAAACCAGAAG atTTTGAAGGGTGTCAAGGATAAAAGAAAGGAAACCTTTTCGGAAGGGAGTCCTCAGGAGGAATGCAAG TACTATTCAACACCAGGTGGATGCAAATTTGGTACAGCTTGCAAGTACCTCCACCGTGAGGGAAGAGAAGGGAAAGCAGAGGTTGAAAAGGTCGAACTGAATTTTCTTGGTCTTCCACTGCGACCA GGTGAAAAGGAGTGCCCGTTCTATATGCGCACTGGGAGCTGCAAATTTGCCACTAACTGCAAATTTCACCACCCAGATCCTAGTAATGTCGCTTCAAAAGAACCAGTTTTGGAACATGAGAATGGGGATAATCCACAGCAAAATGTCCAAGGACCCTCTCAGCCAAGTGTTCCGATATGGCCTGAACAGAGAGCATTGAATGAGCAACATGTTCCTTTTCTAGCTCCAGCGCCATCGTACAGTGCAGGAATGATTCCACCTCAAGGAATGTATCCCTCTCCTGACTGGACTGGGTATCACCAG GTTCCTGTGAATCCATATTATCCTCCTGGGGTCCCTTTTCCGCATTTTCCAGCTCCTCATATGAATCACCCGATGTATAAGGCTGCTGATATACCAGGACATCAGCAACTACCTTCTGATGAATATCCAGAGAGACCTGGCCAACCAGAATGCCAGCATTTTGTTAAGAGTGGTTTCTGCAAATACAGGATGAAATGCAGATTTCACCATCCAAGATCGTGCCAGCCTGCACCGCTAACAGGTCTTAGCCCTATCGGCCTGCCTATCAAACCT GACCAACCTGTGTGCACATACTATGGTCGCTTCGGTGTTTGCAAGTATGGCCCAGCTTGCATGTTCAACCACCCCTTCAACTTCGGGCCTCCCATACCGGCAGCAGGGCCACCCCTCCCTGGCCAATACCACCCCACACCTGGAAACTTCACCGTCTAG